One Gossypium hirsutum isolate 1008001.06 chromosome A11, Gossypium_hirsutum_v2.1, whole genome shotgun sequence genomic window carries:
- the LOC121210095 gene encoding uncharacterized protein, producing the protein MLVKERAEVHPCENPKQAWDKLKEELMGYVHEDTPQQERVCARRNRIVINKETRQDVFEGKFPTKAVKEEKTTFDEQLFGTKEWNCQVCKLDLVENEAKFLGMATVHSADSESIEPNGSVFAGDRVITSFPHHDVMKLDERMFLQWQQQSSDGTLSVNSSSSIFEQQDTLLTSWLLSTISSSFLSSFTDVCTACDVWIVATSLFATDTTSSSQISEAEQTAILLAGLSSEYDAVVLSRSPRSLFRFNVLLILSLSIQCQICSRFGHLAQRCYYCYSRDEQSPAEDSLAQQGVSTFGGSRFPTSNGQNWNGNDGNVQNWQANGTGQSWNGTGQNWQANFNGQNWNGNGQNWQANGPNWNGNGQNWGVFSPGYSRPNVGIPSVDPRGLRPVHDSFGPALFVPNGGRPPNNGFRAPIGPQSLGQQIGNIGGTSAKAYGPPDASQVFEPRGSVRPQLNDGPISSEPNVNCVNLDRPLQYHAPTVPWRTKPRACVFDVDSSSYDSSQFVGITQLPEFHASDFSEATAYDSNFSGNDSYVSLPVRSTSWWPNLGATHHVYQNVAGLDASVPYSGCPDTGGLDEGPSS; encoded by the exons ATGCTTGTAAAAGAGAGAGCAGAAGTTCACCCCTGTGAGAATCCTAAACAAGCTTGGGataagctgaaggaggagttgATGGGGTATGTGCATGAAGACACTCCACAGCAAGAGAGAGTATGTGCAAGAAGAAATAGGATTGTAATAAACAAAGAAACGAGGCAAGATGTGTTTGAAGGAAAGTTTCCAACCAAGGCTGTGAAGGAGGAGAAGACTACATTTGATGAACAACTCTTTGGCACAAAAGAATGGAATTGTCAAGTGTGTAAGTTAGATTTGGTTGAGAATGAAGCCAAG TTCTTGGGCATGGCCACCGTACACTCCGCTGACTCTGAGTCGATTGAGCCGAATGGTTCAGTCTTCGCCGGTGATCGTGTTATCACTTCGTTTCCCCATCATGATGTCATGAAGCTTGACGAACGGATGTTTCTTCAATGGCAACAGCAG TCATCCGAcggcacacttagtgtcaattcGTCTTCCTCTATTTTTGAGCAACAAGATACTCTTCTCACGTCGTGGCTTCTCTCTACCATTAGCTCATCTTTTCTGTCATCTTTCACGGATGTTTGTACGGCTTGTGATGTGTGGATCGTGGCCACCAGTTTGTTTGCTACTGATACGA CATCCAGTTCTCAGATTTCAGAGGCTGAGCAGACGGCAATTTTGCTTGCGGGTCTGTCGTCTGAGTATGACGCTGTTGTTTTGTCTCGCTCTCCTCGGAGTCTCTTCCGTTTCAACGTGTTGTTGATACTCTCTTTGAGT ATACAGTGTCAAATATGCAGCCGGTTTGGTCACCTTGCTCAAAGGTGTTACTACTGTTATTCACGAGATGAGCAATCGCCGGCTGAAGATTCGCTCGCACAACAAGGAGTATCAACGTTTGGTGGCTCTCGATTTCCAACTAGTAATGGACAAAATTGGAATGGCAATGATGGTAATGTTCAAAATTGGCAGGCTAATGGTACTGGTCAAAGTTGGAATGGTACTGGTCAAAATTGGCAGGCTAATTTTAATGGTCAAAATTGGAATGGTAATGGTCAAAATTGGCAGGCTAATGGTCCAAATTGGAATGGTAATGGTCAAAATTGGGGTGTCTTTTCTCCTGGCTATTCTAGGCCGAATGTAGGGATTCCAAGTGTGGATCCACGTGGGCTACGTCCAGTGCATGACTCCTTTGGGCCAGCTTTGTTTGTGCCAAATGGAGGTAGGCCACCGAATAATGGATTTCGTGCACCTATTGGGCCTCAAAGTTTGGGCCAGCAAATTGGTAATATTGGTGGTACATCTGCAAAGGCCTATGGGCCACCTGATGCCAGCCAGGTTTTTGAACCTCGTGGATCTGTTCGACCTCAACTCAATGATGGACCTATTTCTTCTGAACCCAATGTTAATTGTGTTAATCTTGACAGGCCTTTGCAGTATCATGCTCCTACGGTTCCTTGGCGGACAAAGCCACGTGCATGCGTATTTGATGTCGACTCCTCTTCGTATGATTCCTCTCAGTTCGTTGGGATAACCCAGCTTCCTGAGTTTCATGCCTCTGATTTTTCTGAAGCCACAGCTTATGATTCAAATTTTAGTGGCAATGATTCGTATGTTTCGTTGCCGGTCAGGAGCACATCTTGGTGGCCTAATTTAGGGGCTACACACCATGTCTATCAGAATGTTGCAGGATTAGATGCCTCTGTTCCTTACTCAG GATGCCCAGACACAGGAGGTCTTGATGAGGGGCCAAGTTCGTGA
- the LOC107902547 gene encoding indole-3-acetic acid-amido synthetase GH3.17, producing the protein MASEKEIKEIYENGMNILEDLTNNVQEIQEQVLEEILKSNAGTEYLSRFFPNGEADNQSFKTNVPIITYEDIKPYIDRIANGETSSILLAYRIIQFLLSTGTSGGQPKLIPMTAESFEKRMSDLLLSDLVTRKCFSGSDEGKSLYLYFIKPEMETPSGLKASFFTTFYFKTESFKNGLAKFFTSPIDTILCLDNKQSMFCQLLTGLLQRDEVVRFGSTFASVLARTIKFLEDYWRELCCNIRTGYISDWIIDPGCKNAMSLILTRPNPELADSIQQICEDKSWEGIIVKLWPKIKYIHCIITGSMSQYVSLLEFYGGGIPLVSPIYNSSESSFGINLKPLSKPFDVSYTFLPNTAYFEFLPVGKDGEGKTQETWTDDEPVDLANVKLGRYYEVVVTTLAGLYRYRVGDVLKVTGFRNKSPQFQFVERRNVVLSIDVDKTTEEDLSKAIMKAKLILEPLGIMLTTCSSYADTSLTPGRYVLFWELKMKGRNDLPKLDAKIMEQCCCIVEESFDFTYKSHRKGGAISALELRVVKHGTFDELMDFYVSKGVSVAQYKPPSCLKSEEAVKILNSGMVGKFFSPKTMF; encoded by the exons ATGGCTAGcgagaaagaaataaaggaaatatatgaaaatggaaTGAATATTTTGGAAGATTTAACCAACAATGTTCAGGAAATACAAGAACAAGTGTTGGAGGAGATACTGAAGAGCAATGCAGGAACAGAATATCTAAGCAGATTCTTCCCCAATGGCGAAGCTGACAACCAAAGCTTCAAAACAAATGTACCCATTATTACTTATGAAGATATCAAGCCTTACATCGATCGGATTGCTAACGGAGAGACCTCATCTATCCTTCTGGCTTATCGCATCATCCAGTTCCTCCTaag CACTGGTACTTCTGGGGGGCAGCCGAAGTTGATACCTATGACAGCTGAAAGTTTTGAGAAAAGGATGTCCGATCTTCTTCTGTCTGACCTTGTGACCAGAAA ATGTTTTAGCGGTTCAGATGAAGGCAAATCGTTGTACCTATATTTTATCAAACCAGAGATGGAAACTCCATCTGGATTAAAAGCATCATTCTTCACAACTTTCTATTTCAAGACCGAAAGCTTCAAAAATGGCCTGGCTAAGTTTTTCACAAGTCCTATCGACACCATCTTATGTTTGGACAACAAGCAAAGTATGTTCTGCCAATTGCTTACCGGTTTACTACAGCGCGATGAGGTCGTACGGTTTGGTTCGACCTTTGCATCGGTTTTGGCAAGGACCATCAAGTTCTTAGAAGATTATTGGAGAGAATTATGTTGTAACATTAGAACAGGTTACATCAGTGATTGGATTATTGACCCTGGTTGCAAAAATGCCATGTCATTGATCCTTACTAGGCCAAACCCCGAATTGGCTGATTCGattcaacaaatatgtgaagATAAATCATGGGAAGGGATCATTGTGAAACTTTGGCCTAAAATCAAGTATATCCATTGCATCATTACCGGTTCCATGAGCCAATATGTTTCATTACTTGAATTTTATGGAGGAGGGATCCCTTTAGTTTCACCAATTTATAATTCTTCGGAATCTAGTTTTGGGATCAATTTAAAACCACTAAGCAAGCCCTTTGATGTCTCTTACACCTTTCTCCCAAATACGGCTTACTTTGAATTCCTCCCTGTGGGTAAAGATGGTGAAGGGAAGACTCAAGAAACTTGGACCGACGACGAACCGGTCGATCTTGCGAATGTGAAGCTTGGTCGATATTACGAAGTTGTGGTCACAACTTTGGCTG GTCTATACCGATATAGAGTCGGAGATGTTCTCAAGGTAACCGGATTCCGTAATAAATCTCCTCAGTTTCAATTTGTGGAACGACGAAATGTGGTTTTGAGTATTGATGTGGACAAAACAACTGAAGAAGACCTTTCAAAAGCAATCATGAAAGCAAAACTCATCCTCGAACCACTCGGCATCATGTTAACCACATGTAGTAGCTACGCCGACACCTCGTTGACACCAGGTCGATATGTATTATTTTGGGAGCTGAAGATGAAAGGCAGAAATGATTTACCAAAACTCGATGCAAAGATAATGGAACAATGCTGCTGTATAGTGGAAGAATCCTTTGATTTTACGTATAAATCACATAGGAAAGGTGGTGCAATTTCAGCTTTAGAGTTAAGGGTGGTTAAACATGGAACCTTTGATGAACTCATGGATTTCTATGTATCGAAGGGAGTTTCCGTTGCCCAGTACAAGCCACCTAGTTGCCTTAAATCTGAGGAAGCCGTAAAGATATTAAATTCAGGGATGGTGGGGAAGTTTTTCAGCCCCAAAACTATGTTTTAA